The following proteins are co-located in the Mesorhizobium sp. M1E.F.Ca.ET.045.02.1.1 genome:
- a CDS encoding OmpA family protein — protein sequence MTSSVEPISLPQRPASNDTGIDREALARLLVEIARNVDPDNHALYEGIPAADHRLERLRQLLVGHEISELSRVTHLLDEPEQLAAAVGSVLPTAAAGASLVQLGEALAPAVERAAQRSIQKNPSALTDILYPVFLPAIRKSIGEKIDQTFQSLNESLRHIFTWHGLKWRFEAWRTGTSFSEVVLKHSLVYRVEHVFLISRSSGLLIAHVTAENATSEDPQLISSMLSAIQDFVKDSFNEKENSGLDTIRFGELRLWSEVGPFATLVAVIRGNPPEELHDVIRDVLLRIHDQSSQALERFDGDTSQLPGVETQLQTCVELQHTDSKEGFPWLVVMAALLILTAAGAWFFLSWQAGQRWQTYLSRLATQPGIVVSKQEIRGGQFYIAGLRDPLAADPQSLLSGTEVDPARVHSNWQFYQSLEPEFVLKRLTASLAPPDSVRLSVVNGRIVAEGEATTTWINRARAAAQQLSAGGPVFDISGVRDVSAEERWQAYVSQLETQPGIIVADQNVRDGQFYITGLRDPLAADPQSLLAATQVDPARVHASWQFYQSLEPQFVLKRLTASLAPPDSVRLSVVNDRIVAAGEATTAWINRARAAAQQLSAGGPVFDISGVRDVSPEERWQAYVSRLETQPGIIVAQQNVRDGQFYITGLRDPLAVDPQSLLSGTQVDPARVHASWQFYQSLEPVFVLKRLTASLYPTDKVRLSIVNDRIVAEGEAPDTWIDRARAAARQLSVGGPEFDISKVRDVSPDARAAEHWQYYVSRLEAQPGIIVAQQTARGGHFYISGLRDPLAADPQALLSGTEVDPARVHSQWQFYQSLDPKFVVKRLTASLSPPKSVRLSIVQGRIVVVGEAPAGWISRAQAAADQLSADGVVLDVSQLRELNLAELNHLREAIQTTDIFFSSGRVVPGPEQTPILDRLADQLKEFAENARKAGVTARFMLTGHSDTTGRETANASISAARAETVRALLNKRGVAPELLLVRGAGTFEPAVPENENSRTGNSTNRRVSVTVNLE from the coding sequence TTGACGTCGAGCGTCGAACCAATCAGCCTTCCTCAAAGACCAGCTTCGAACGATACCGGGATTGATCGCGAGGCTCTGGCTCGCCTGTTGGTGGAAATTGCCCGGAACGTCGATCCGGACAACCATGCGCTTTACGAAGGAATCCCAGCCGCCGATCATCGGCTGGAAAGGCTTCGCCAACTGCTCGTCGGCCACGAAATCTCGGAACTTTCACGCGTTACGCACCTGCTCGACGAACCTGAGCAGCTTGCGGCTGCAGTGGGGAGCGTTCTCCCCACCGCAGCCGCAGGGGCGTCTCTTGTGCAGCTCGGCGAGGCCCTTGCGCCAGCTGTCGAGAGGGCTGCGCAACGGTCCATCCAGAAGAACCCCAGCGCGCTGACCGATATATTGTATCCGGTGTTTCTGCCGGCCATTCGCAAGTCGATTGGCGAAAAGATTGACCAGACCTTCCAGTCGCTGAATGAATCTTTAAGGCATATATTTACCTGGCATGGCCTCAAGTGGAGATTTGAGGCCTGGAGAACGGGAACAAGCTTCTCCGAAGTCGTTCTCAAGCATTCTCTCGTCTATCGCGTGGAGCATGTCTTTCTCATCAGCCGCAGCTCCGGGCTTTTGATCGCGCATGTAACGGCCGAAAACGCGACCAGCGAAGACCCTCAACTGATTTCCTCGATGCTCAGCGCAATCCAGGATTTTGTGAAGGACTCGTTCAACGAGAAAGAAAACAGCGGCCTGGACACCATCCGGTTCGGAGAGCTTCGCCTCTGGTCGGAAGTCGGACCGTTTGCGACGCTGGTTGCGGTGATCAGGGGAAATCCGCCGGAGGAGTTGCATGACGTAATCCGCGACGTATTGCTTCGCATCCATGATCAGTCCTCGCAGGCTTTGGAGCGCTTCGACGGGGACACCTCGCAGTTACCCGGCGTAGAGACCCAGTTGCAGACCTGTGTCGAGCTGCAGCATACGGATTCAAAAGAGGGATTCCCGTGGCTGGTGGTGATGGCAGCCCTGCTGATTCTGACTGCGGCAGGCGCCTGGTTCTTTCTTTCCTGGCAAGCCGGGCAGCGCTGGCAGACGTATCTGTCGCGACTGGCGACGCAGCCGGGGATCGTCGTTTCCAAACAAGAAATTCGCGGCGGCCAGTTCTACATTGCCGGCCTGAGAGACCCGCTCGCCGCCGACCCGCAGTCGCTGTTGTCGGGAACGGAGGTCGATCCCGCCCGCGTTCATTCAAACTGGCAGTTCTATCAGAGCCTCGAGCCGGAATTCGTGCTGAAGCGGCTGACGGCGTCGCTGGCGCCGCCGGATTCGGTGCGGCTTTCAGTAGTCAATGGTCGCATCGTCGCCGAGGGTGAGGCGACCACCACATGGATCAACCGGGCGCGGGCCGCCGCCCAGCAGCTTTCGGCAGGCGGCCCGGTCTTCGACATCTCCGGGGTCCGCGATGTGAGCGCCGAGGAACGCTGGCAGGCCTATGTGTCGCAACTGGAGACCCAGCCTGGCATCATCGTCGCCGATCAGAATGTGCGCGACGGCCAATTCTATATCACCGGTCTGAGAGACCCGCTTGCCGCCGACCCGCAGTCGCTGTTGGCCGCAACGCAGGTCGATCCCGCGCGTGTTCATGCAAGCTGGCAATTCTACCAGAGCCTTGAGCCGCAGTTCGTGCTGAAGCGGCTGACTGCGTCGCTGGCGCCGCCGGATTCTGTGCGGCTTTCAGTAGTCAATGATCGCATCGTTGCCGCGGGTGAGGCCACCACTGCGTGGATCAACCGGGCGCGGGCCGCCGCCCAGCAGCTTTCAGCCGGCGGCCCGGTCTTCGACATCTCCGGGGTCCGTGATGTGAGCCCCGAGGAGCGCTGGCAGGCCTATGTGTCGCGACTGGAGACGCAGCCCGGCATCATCGTCGCCCAACAGAATGTGCGCGATGGCCAATTCTATATTACCGGCCTGAGAGACCCGCTTGCCGTCGACCCGCAGTCGCTGCTGTCGGGGACGCAGGTCGATCCCGCTCGTGTTCATGCAAGCTGGCAATTCTATCAGAGCCTTGAGCCGGTGTTCGTGTTGAAGCGGCTGACGGCGTCGCTGTATCCGACGGATAAAGTGCGACTTTCGATCGTCAATGACCGCATCGTTGCCGAGGGTGAGGCTCCCGACACCTGGATAGATCGGGCGCGCGCAGCGGCACGACAGCTTTCAGTAGGCGGACCGGAGTTCGACATCTCCAAGGTTCGTGATGTGAGCCCCGATGCACGCGCGGCGGAGCATTGGCAGTATTATGTGTCGCGACTTGAGGCCCAACCGGGAATCATCGTTGCTCAACAAACGGCGAGGGGCGGACATTTCTACATTTCCGGTCTGAGAGACCCTCTTGCCGCCGACCCGCAAGCTCTGCTGTCCGGAACGGAGGTTGATCCTGCCCGCGTTCATTCACAGTGGCAATTCTATCAGAGTCTTGATCCGAAGTTCGTGGTGAAGCGGCTGACGGCGTCCCTGTCCCCGCCGAAATCGGTTCGGCTTTCGATCGTCCAGGGTCGCATCGTTGTCGTGGGCGAGGCTCCTGCCGGCTGGATCAGCCGGGCGCAGGCCGCCGCCGACCAACTTTCGGCGGACGGAGTGGTTCTGGATGTCTCGCAACTGCGCGAGTTGAACCTTGCAGAACTTAATCATTTGAGAGAGGCCATCCAGACGACCGATATTTTCTTCTCTTCCGGTAGAGTTGTCCCGGGACCGGAGCAGACGCCGATACTCGACAGATTGGCTGATCAGTTGAAGGAATTCGCCGAAAATGCCCGCAAGGCAGGCGTGACAGCGCGGTTCATGTTGACCGGCCATTCGGACACAACGGGCCGTGAGACGGCCAACGCGTCGATCAGCGCCGCCCGCGCCGAGACAGTTCGCGCGCTTCTCAACAAGCGCGGCGTCGCTCCGGAACTGCTGCTGGTTCGGGGCGCCGGCACCTTTGAGCCGGCGGTGCCCGAAAATGAAAATAGTCGAACTGGGAACTCCACCAATCGCCGGGTTTCGGTTACGGTGAACCTGGAGTAG
- a CDS encoding class I SAM-dependent methyltransferase: protein MFDVLEHIPDLTFLGRLKTRHLAVAVPYCRWRELGADGDAWFRTWRMRLPNEHLHHFDPDSLVALLAYNGYECVTLNSFEDGIRLRPGEAGPNILSGFFRKV from the coding sequence ATGTTCGACGTGCTCGAGCACATCCCGGATCTGACTTTCCTCGGCCGCCTCAAGACCCGGCACCTGGCCGTCGCCGTCCCTTATTGCCGCTGGCGTGAGCTCGGCGCCGACGGCGACGCCTGGTTCCGCACCTGGCGCATGCGCCTCCCCAACGAGCACCTGCACCACTTCGACCCCGACTCGCTGGTGGCGCTGCTCGCCTACAACGGCTACGAGTGCGTGACGCTGAACTCATTCGAGGACGGCATCAGGCTGCGCCCCGGCGAAGCGGGCCCGAACATTCTGTCCGGGTTCTTTAGGAAGGTGTAG